The Antarcticibacterium flavum genome contains the following window.
TCCAGGAACTATTTGGGTAGTAACTTTGAATGGAAAACTTGTTGTGCTTGAACCTCAGGATTTTGGTACTTGTCTTCAACCTGGCGATGAAGGTTATGACCCTCTTGCAGATTATGACCAGGATGGATATACTAATCAGGATGAAGTAGATAATGGAACAGATCCCTGTAATGGAGGATCTCAGCCGAATGACCATGATAAAGCAGCCGGAGCCCCTTTAATTTCAGATATGAATGACCCCGATGATGATAGCGATGGGATTCCAGATTCTGAAGATGCTTTTCAATTGGGAGACCCTTTAAAAGAAGGTAGCGATGCCTTTCCACTTCCGGTGATAAATGAACTTTTTTCCAGTAATCAAGATCTGAAGGGATATATGGGGCTGGGAATGACCGGGTTAATGAATAATGGTGATCCCAATCCTAACTGGCTCAATTGGCTTGATAGGCGTGATGATCCTAATGATCCTAATCCCAATGATATTCTTGGTGGTGCAATTGGCGCAATGACAATGCAAATGACAGCCGGCACAGCCTATGGCACAAAAAATAATCAGGAAAAGGGGTTTCAGTACGGGGTACAGGTAGATCAATCCAGTGGAGTTTTCACAGTTGCAGGTGCTTTATATAATTTTTCTGCACCCCTGCAATTATATGGAAATTCGGCAGCCCCGGAGGGTGAGCTTGGAATTTTTATAGGAGACGGTTCTCAAAGCAACTATATAAAATTTGTACTCACCCAAGCAGGATTACTTGTTCAAAAGGAAATAAACGATGTCCCGGGAACACCCATTCAATTAAATATACCGGTAAGCAATAGACCTGCGTCAGGCATTGTCCTTTATTTTGTTATCGATCCGGCAGATGGTAATATTCTCTTAGAATACAATTTCGACAACGGAATAAGACAAACTTTAGGGTCGATTAATGCTGAAGGAAAAATTCTTGAGGCAATCCAGCAAACTACCAAGGACTTGGCAGTTGGTTTTAGCGGAACTTCTAATGCACCTGGAGTAGAGGTGGAGGGTACCTGGGATTTCCTTAATGTAACAGCAGATACACCTGTTGTTGTGCAGGATCTGCCTGACCTGCTGAAAACAATTGGATCAGCAGGTGAAAACATTGATTTGAATGAATATTTTTATGATGATAAAGGGATAGAAAACCTTACTTATAGTATTACGGAAAATACCAACACTTCAGTTGGAGCCGTTATTAATCTTAATATTCTCAACTTAAGTTTTCCAACGACTGCAGCTATATCAAATATTACCATCCGGGCCACAGATTCAGATCTTAATTTTATAGAGCAAACCTTTAATGTTACGGTGCAGGAAGCTTCCGCAATTCTATACAGAGTAAATGCAGGAGGTGCTGCGATTAGCTCTATTGATGAGGAAATTGATTGGGAGGAAGATACTTCGACTAATAAATCTCTTTACTTATCTGAAGCAGGAAGTAACAAAACATACGCAGGTACCATTACGAGTTTCTCGGGTGAAGTTGACTTGTTGACAACCCCCACTGCCCTTTTTAACAAAGAACGATATGATGATGTTCCAGGATCGCCAAATTTAACCTATTCCTTTCCTGTCCCTCAAAGCGGATTTTATGAAGTTAGGTTGTATATGGGGAATGGCTGGTCTGGGACTTCTGAACCGGGACAACGTATTTTTGATATATCAATAGAGGGTGTAATTTATCCTGAACTGGATGATCTCGATCTTTCAAAAACATTTGGTCACAGTGTTGGTGGTGTGGTTCAAAAAACAGTTGAAGTAACAGATGGCGTTTTAAATATTTCCTTTATTCATGGAGCTGCTCAAAATCCACTTATCAACGGTATTGAAATTTTAGCATCTTCTGGGGTTCATACACCAATCGAAGTTGCAACGATTCCAGACCAGATCAACTTTGTTGGAGAAGAATTGGATGGCAGTCTGGTGGTAGTTGCAACGGGAGGAGATGGAAATCTTAATTATTCAATTTCCGGTCAGCCTTCAGGAATAACAATAGAACCAACAAATGGTCAAATAGGCGGAACAATTGATCTTAATGCAAATATTAACAGCCCCTATACCGTTATTGTTAAAGTGGATGATAGCGATGATCAATCTACAGATGCAGTAAGTACAAGCTTTACCTGGACCATTACGGGAGATACACCTATTATTGTGCAGGATCTTCCTGATCTGCTGAAAACGGTTGGAGCAGCAGATGAAAATATTGATCTAAATGAATATTTTTATGATGACAAAGGAGTAGAAAATCTTACCTACACCATTGAGGGAAATACAAACACTGAAGTAGGGGCCACTATAAATCTTAATATTCTCAGCTTAAGTTTTCCACCGGCTGCGGCTGTATCAGATATTACTGTTCGAGCTACCGATTCAGATCTTAATTTTATAGAACAAACCTTTACTATTACTGTGAAGGAAGCTTCAGCAGTTCTATACAGAGTAAATGCAGGAGGGGCTGCAGTTAGTGCCATTGATGATGAAATGGATTGGGAAGAGGATACCCCAACGAATAAATCACTTTACTTATCTGAAGCGGGCAGTAATAAAATATATGCCGGTTCTATTACCAGTTTCTCTGGTGAAGTAGACCTGGTAACAACACCTACTTCCATTTTTAAAAATGAAAGGTATGATGATGTCCCAGGAGTGCCAAATTTAACTTATTCATTTCCTGTCCCTAAAAGTGGATTTTATGACGTGAGGTTATATATGGGAAATGGCTGGTCTGGTACTGCTGAACCGGGTCAACGTCTTTTTGATGTATCAATAGAGGGTGTGATCTACCCTGAACTTAATGATGTCGATCTTTCAGCAACATTCGGTCACAGTGTTGGGGGTATGATTCAGAAAACTGTTGAAGTAACAGATGGCGTTTTAGATATTTCCTTTATTCATGGGGTTGCTCAAAACCCGCTTATTAATGGGATAGAAATATTAAATAGTAAAAATAATAGTTCCACAATCTATGTCAAACAATTAGCAATTCAGGAAAATATCATTGGTGATACTCTTGATGGAAGCCTGGTGGTCTCCGGCTCAGGAGGTGACGGAAATCTGAGTTATTCAATGACAGGTGCTCCTGCAGGAGTGAATATAGATCCTGCAAGTGGGGTAATAACCGGTACGATTGCCATGGATGCTCACCTGTCTTCTCCGTACAATGTTATTGTTACTGTAGACGACAGTGATGAAGACCTGAGTGATACTGCTACCATGCAGTTTCAATGGAGAATTCTTTCCGAAAGTTCATTGTCTTGGATGGATAAAAATGAAAATGAAAACTATACCGGTAGACATGAATGTTCTTTCGTTCAGGCCGGAGATAAATTTTACCTAATGGGAGGTAGGGAAAGTGCTAAAACAATAGATATTTATGATTATACTACTAATACCTGGTCATCTTTAATAGGTTCTGCTCCATTAGAATTTAATCATTTCCAGGCCACAGAATATCAGGGATTGATATGGATTATTGGGGCCTTTAAAACCAATAATTTTCCTTCCGAACTACCTGCAGAGCATATTTGGATTTTTAATCCTGCAACTAAGGAATGGATACAGGGACCAGCTATCCCTTCTAACAGGCAAAGGGGTTCTGCCGGATTAACAGTGTATAATGACAAATTTTACATCTCGGGAGGAAATACGATAGGACATGATGGAGGATATGTTGCATGGTTTGACGAGTACGATCCGGCGACAGGAGTTTGGACCCCCTTAGCAGATGCCCCAAGGGCAAGAGATCATTTCCATTCAGCTGTAATTGGAGATAAATTGTATTTAGCAGGAGGTAGATTATCCGGAGGTACCGGTGGGACTTTTAAACCAGTTATTCCGGAAGTTGATGTTTATAATTTTTCTACTTCATCCTGGAGCACCCTCCCCGTTAATTTACCTACTCCAAGAGCAGCTGCTTCAGTAGTAACATTTGAAAATAAACTACTTGTTATTGGAGGAGAAGTGGAAAATGAAAATGTAAATGGTGTGTTAACTAATGATGCACTTAAAATTACTGAGGAATATAACCCTCAATCTGGCTCGTGGTCCAGAATTGCCGACTTGAATTATAAAAGACATGGCACCCAGGCAATTGTTTCGGGTAATGGTGTTTATACTTTGGCAGGATCCCCAAAAAAGGGAGGTGGTAATCAAAAGAACATGGAATATTTAGGAACAGATGCCCCTGTTGGAGAAGCTGGTGTTGCAAGCAAAATGTCAGTTCCCTCTTCTGTACAGATAAACCAAGGTGTAGTAACTGAAATACCAGTTAATATAATTGAAGGTAATACAGGCATCTTTATAAGTTCAATTGAACTGCAGGGACCTGAAAGAGAAAAATTTAATATTCTTTCAGGAAATCTAACAAATGCTTTGTTAAAAGCTAATTCAGCACATACCATAGCGATTGAATATACTGGCTTGAATGGTAGTGAAACAGCAAATTTATTGATCAATTACGGTGTAAATGGTCAGGAAATAATTTCTCTTGAAGTTATTAATGATGGAATTACAGTTACTCCGGTTCCTGACCAAACTAATGTAGCCGGAGATCTTCTTGATGGTACCTTGACAGTGGTAGCAACCGGAGGCGACGGACCACTTGTATATGCAATGACCGGAGCTCCTGGCGGTGTGGTAATTGATCCCGCCACAGGAGTGATAAGTGGAACCATTGCTATAGATGCTGATATTTCCAGTCCTTATACTGTGATTATAACAGTAGATGACAGCGATGAAGAAACTCTTGATGCGGTGACGACAAGCTTTACCTGGACCATCACATCGGGAGCTCCTGTAGTTGCAGCAATTTTACCTGATCTTGAACGGATCGCCTCTTCAGCCAATGATGTTATTGATCTACACCTTCACTTTGATGACAATGACGGGGTGGAAAACCTTATCTATACGGTTGCACAAAATACTAATATGACTATAGGGGCTGTTATTGCTGGGAACTTACTAACGCTTAGCTACCCTGCAGATCCTGCAATAGCTGATATTACCATTCGTGCCACAGATGCAAACGATAATTTTGTGGAACAAACCTTCCGGGTGACTGTTATTTATAATCCAGAAGGAACTCCTATTGAGGTCTCCCAAATTGAGGCCCAGGAGAACATTGTGGGAGATGTTCTGGATGGCAGCCTTACAGTGATAGCCACAGGAGGTGATGGCCCACTTGTATATTCAATGACAGGTGCCCCGGCGGGAGTAATGATAGATCCTGCCACCGGAGTGATAAGTGGAACCATTGCTATGGATGCTGATGTTTCCAGCCCTTATAACGTCAATATAACAGTGGATGATAATGATGAGCATACGACAGATGCAGTGACCACCACCTTTACATGGACCATATTAGGTGATGAACCGGTAATTGTAGAGGTGATGCCAAACCTTGAGAGATATGTGGGGGCCCAGGATGAGACTATAATGCTAGAAAACTATTTTGACGACAACGAAGGAATCGATAATCTTTTATTTTCAGCAACATCTAGCAATGAAGCTGTGGAAGCAGTGGTAAATGGAAAAACTCTAATTTTGAGCTATCCTTCTTTACCAGCGGTTTCCAATATTACTGTTCGCGCCACAGATGTCAATTCCAATTTTGTCGAACAAAGCTTTGTGGTTACTGTTAAAGAAATTCCATTGGTTCTTTATAGAGTTAATGCAGGCGGGGCTCATGTGGCATCCATTGATAATGAAACGGATTGGGGTGCAGATACCGCTCTTGAAAACTCTTCTTACCTGATTCAGCCCGGAACCAATACGGTTGCAGGGTACTCCATGAATAATTATTCTCAGGGAGTTGATCTTACAACAACTCCAACATCTATATTTTCTTCAGAAAGATCGGACACCAGTCCGGGAGTTCCAAACATGACATATTCCTTCCCGGTACCAAAATCGGGAGATTATGAGATTAGGCTCTTTTTTGGTAACGGTCATCCCGGAACTTCAAGGCCTGACAGGCAAATATTTGATGTAAGCATAGAAAATGTTGTACATCCGGAATTGAACAACATAGATGTGGTAACCTTATTTGGAAATCAAACAGGGGGAGTAATTAATAAAACTGTAACTGTTAACGATGGAATTATTGATATAAGTTTTATTCACGGGTCTAAGAAAAATCCTATTATAAATGGAATTGAAATAATTAGCAGGTTAGAATCTGAAACCGATACTCCAATTCAGGTTGCCCAGATATTTAACCACTCTAATTATTCTGGAGATATCCTTGATGGCAGCCTGTTGGTGAATGCCACGGGGGGAGATGGAGCACTGGTATACAGTATCTCCAATGCTCCTTCAGGAGTGGTTATAAATTCAGTCAATGGAGTAATTTCAGGAACTATTTCACAGGATGCCCATCTTTTAAGTCCATATGATGTTTCAGTGACTGTAGATGACAGTGATGCTCATAATACCGATGCTGTTACAACCAATTTCAGTTGGAAAGTAGAACCTAAAATAAATGAAGACCCATATATAACACAGGTCCTGCCTAATCTTAACAGGCTTACCGGAGCTGTAGATGATAACATTGATCTTCATAACTATTTCGA
Protein-coding sequences here:
- a CDS encoding malectin domain-containing carbohydrate-binding protein translates to MKNFYHLQNMVTGLSCFILIVFGLFIDIHAQSFSQNGINFNGKGSVSNGTSLTFGPDGRLYVTEYTGIIKIFTLERVGPGDYKVTSMEQLTGIQSIQDHNDDGSLYSSTMRETIGIEVVGTAENPVVYVSSSDFRIGGGGGGGNGDVGLDTNSGIITRFSWNGSSWDVVDIVRGLPRSEENHATNGMQFTTINGEDYLIVAQGGHTNAGAPSTNFAYTTEYALSAAVLSVNLTQLEAMPILNDNGRKYVYDLPTLDDPTRPNINGITDPEAPGYDGVDINDPFGGNDGLNQAIIVTGGPVQIFSPGYRNAYDLVVTEKGAVYVTDNGANGGWGGFPVNEGGGNATNAYDPNEPGSSTATADGEKVNNKDHLSLITLDIQNYEFGSFYGGHPTPIRANPAGAGIYTNPSVTGTEGAVFRTLIYHPSKNSAGFTTDPNIGLPANWPPVNVANPVEGDYRGPGDPNPDGPVDAFVTIWGTNTNGIDEYKASNFNGAMKGDLIAGVNTGDLRRVELNEDGSLKQLTPSFASGIGGDALGVACNGDNDVFPGTIWVVTLNGKLVVLEPQDFGTCLQPGDEGYDPLADYDQDGYTNQDEVDNGTDPCNGGSQPNDHDKAAGAPLISDMNDPDDDSDGIPDSEDAFQLGDPLKEGSDAFPLPVINELFSSNQDLKGYMGLGMTGLMNNGDPNPNWLNWLDRRDDPNDPNPNDILGGAIGAMTMQMTAGTAYGTKNNQEKGFQYGVQVDQSSGVFTVAGALYNFSAPLQLYGNSAAPEGELGIFIGDGSQSNYIKFVLTQAGLLVQKEINDVPGTPIQLNIPVSNRPASGIVLYFVIDPADGNILLEYNFDNGIRQTLGSINAEGKILEAIQQTTKDLAVGFSGTSNAPGVEVEGTWDFLNVTADTPVVVQDLPDLLKTIGSAGENIDLNEYFYDDKGIENLTYSITENTNTSVGAVINLNILNLSFPTTAAISNITIRATDSDLNFIEQTFNVTVQEASAILYRVNAGGAAISSIDEEIDWEEDTSTNKSLYLSEAGSNKTYAGTITSFSGEVDLLTTPTALFNKERYDDVPGSPNLTYSFPVPQSGFYEVRLYMGNGWSGTSEPGQRIFDISIEGVIYPELDDLDLSKTFGHSVGGVVQKTVEVTDGVLNISFIHGAAQNPLINGIEILASSGVHTPIEVATIPDQINFVGEELDGSLVVVATGGDGNLNYSISGQPSGITIEPTNGQIGGTIDLNANINSPYTVIVKVDDSDDQSTDAVSTSFTWTITGDTPIIVQDLPDLLKTVGAADENIDLNEYFYDDKGVENLTYTIEGNTNTEVGATINLNILSLSFPPAAAVSDITVRATDSDLNFIEQTFTITVKEASAVLYRVNAGGAAVSAIDDEMDWEEDTPTNKSLYLSEAGSNKIYAGSITSFSGEVDLVTTPTSIFKNERYDDVPGVPNLTYSFPVPKSGFYDVRLYMGNGWSGTAEPGQRLFDVSIEGVIYPELNDVDLSATFGHSVGGMIQKTVEVTDGVLDISFIHGVAQNPLINGIEILNSKNNSSTIYVKQLAIQENIIGDTLDGSLVVSGSGGDGNLSYSMTGAPAGVNIDPASGVITGTIAMDAHLSSPYNVIVTVDDSDEDLSDTATMQFQWRILSESSLSWMDKNENENYTGRHECSFVQAGDKFYLMGGRESAKTIDIYDYTTNTWSSLIGSAPLEFNHFQATEYQGLIWIIGAFKTNNFPSELPAEHIWIFNPATKEWIQGPAIPSNRQRGSAGLTVYNDKFYISGGNTIGHDGGYVAWFDEYDPATGVWTPLADAPRARDHFHSAVIGDKLYLAGGRLSGGTGGTFKPVIPEVDVYNFSTSSWSTLPVNLPTPRAAASVVTFENKLLVIGGEVENENVNGVLTNDALKITEEYNPQSGSWSRIADLNYKRHGTQAIVSGNGVYTLAGSPKKGGGNQKNMEYLGTDAPVGEAGVASKMSVPSSVQINQGVVTEIPVNIIEGNTGIFISSIELQGPEREKFNILSGNLTNALLKANSAHTIAIEYTGLNGSETANLLINYGVNGQEIISLEVINDGITVTPVPDQTNVAGDLLDGTLTVVATGGDGPLVYAMTGAPGGVVIDPATGVISGTIAIDADISSPYTVIITVDDSDEETLDAVTTSFTWTITSGAPVVAAILPDLERIASSANDVIDLHLHFDDNDGVENLIYTVAQNTNMTIGAVIAGNLLTLSYPADPAIADITIRATDANDNFVEQTFRVTVIYNPEGTPIEVSQIEAQENIVGDVLDGSLTVIATGGDGPLVYSMTGAPAGVMIDPATGVISGTIAMDADVSSPYNVNITVDDNDEHTTDAVTTTFTWTILGDEPVIVEVMPNLERYVGAQDETIMLENYFDDNEGIDNLLFSATSSNEAVEAVVNGKTLILSYPSLPAVSNITVRATDVNSNFVEQSFVVTVKEIPLVLYRVNAGGAHVASIDNETDWGADTALENSSYLIQPGTNTVAGYSMNNYSQGVDLTTTPTSIFSSERSDTSPGVPNMTYSFPVPKSGDYEIRLFFGNGHPGTSRPDRQIFDVSIENVVHPELNNIDVVTLFGNQTGGVINKTVTVNDGIIDISFIHGSKKNPIINGIEIISRLESETDTPIQVAQIFNHSNYSGDILDGSLLVNATGGDGALVYSISNAPSGVVINSVNGVISGTISQDAHLLSPYDVSVTVDDSDAHNTDAVTTNFSWKVEPKINEDPYITQVLPNLNRLTGAVDDNIDLHNYFDDNGGDENLIYSVTENTDPAISTIISANILTLNYPTSPAQSTITIRATDMDGGFVEQSFTITVTEECNETNSSTWYADMDSDGLGDPNNSVESCEQPEGYVSNNDDCDDTDPNIGAATLWYADKDGDGYGDPEDSLASCSQPAGYVADNTDCNDNDNTIYPGAPEIPNDGIDQNCDGEDLVEDAFQGCTAEFWASSSNWCSSYQPTDSFFKIFGITNQRGVGGKSGTLTLLEALSIKGGGYNKLAKQATAALLNACSPGVAYQYTETQIKAEVQVAFNNNVYNNSYANTLSSKYETANNAGCPSGASTTLASKSSENSDKEAEASVYEEEPGVEEVIRIKLYPNPANAEVYLQTPNSSVKITSVGMYDYNGRYIRTFTAGVELRLEGENRYSFNIAGMQNGVYILKVSTESSGIFTLRLIKED